From a region of the Corallococcus coralloides DSM 2259 genome:
- a CDS encoding LytR/AlgR family response regulator transcription factor: protein MNTAAAIRTLVVDDEPLAREGLRLLLAADPEVRVVGEAGNGPEAVRLIREQRPDLVLLDVQMPELNGFEVLARLDPGEVPAIIFVTAYDQYALRAFDIHALDYLLKPFRDDRFHDAISRAKAQVRMARMSDLSQKLMSVLSTYGERDGTPAPAPTPPEPWMRRLAIRDAGRVVFLDVDEIEYIEAADYYVQIHAGGKVYLHRETMQSLETRLEPERFMRIHRSAIVNARRIRELRSEGRRDLVVVLTSGAELRVARSHREKFQHLR, encoded by the coding sequence ATGAACACGGCCGCCGCCATCCGCACGCTCGTCGTGGATGACGAGCCCCTGGCTCGCGAGGGCCTGCGCCTGCTGCTGGCCGCGGACCCGGAGGTTCGCGTGGTGGGGGAGGCCGGCAACGGACCGGAGGCGGTGCGCCTCATCCGCGAGCAGCGGCCGGACCTGGTCCTGCTGGACGTGCAGATGCCGGAGCTCAATGGCTTCGAGGTGCTCGCCCGGCTGGACCCTGGCGAGGTGCCCGCCATCATCTTCGTCACCGCGTATGACCAGTACGCGCTGCGCGCCTTCGACATCCACGCGCTCGACTACCTCCTCAAGCCCTTCCGCGACGACCGCTTCCACGACGCCATCAGCCGCGCCAAGGCGCAGGTCCGCATGGCGCGGATGTCCGACCTCAGCCAGAAGCTGATGTCCGTGCTCTCCACCTACGGCGAGCGGGACGGCACGCCCGCCCCGGCGCCCACGCCGCCCGAGCCGTGGATGCGCCGGCTGGCCATCCGCGACGCCGGCCGGGTGGTGTTCCTGGACGTGGATGAAATCGAATACATCGAGGCCGCTGACTACTACGTGCAGATCCACGCGGGCGGGAAGGTCTACCTCCACCGCGAGACGATGCAGAGCCTGGAGACGCGCCTGGAGCCGGAGCGCTTCATGCGCATCCACCGCTCGGCCATCGTGAACGCGCGCCGCATCCGCGAGCTGCGCAGCGAGGGCCGCAGGGACCTGGTCGTGGTGCTCACCTCCGGCGCGGAGCTGCGCGTCGCCCGAAGTCACCGCGAGAAGTTCCAGCACCTGCGCTGA
- a CDS encoding LysR family transcriptional regulator, whose protein sequence is MIPPADMLLFATVVREESFTRAALKLGITKQTVSERIRHLEERLGVRLLERTTRRLRVTGAGVTYSERCAAIAALIEEANSEVQQGKADPTGLIRVSSPVLYGRRYLTPVISKFLGRYPQARVELVLADRRVHLIEEGFDVAIHIGPLTDSSLVARKLGEGAVRFVASPRFLSKHGIPDARELGSARCIGFSAFETWEAEGVKSRIDPVLMVNDSELACEAAIAGVGIARVPELLCQEALRDGRLKVLFGPKPAMLRPIHVVYPSRSNLPPKVRLFVDALATLAEPTPSKSRGRKRK, encoded by the coding sequence CGCGCGGCGCTCAAGCTCGGCATCACCAAGCAGACCGTCAGCGAGCGCATCCGCCATCTGGAGGAGCGGCTTGGCGTGCGGCTCCTCGAACGGACCACGCGGCGCCTGCGTGTCACCGGGGCAGGCGTGACGTACTCCGAGCGCTGCGCCGCCATCGCCGCGCTCATCGAGGAAGCGAACAGCGAGGTGCAGCAGGGCAAGGCGGATCCCACCGGCCTGATTCGGGTCTCCTCACCGGTGCTCTACGGCCGGCGCTACCTCACCCCTGTCATCTCGAAGTTCCTCGGCCGCTATCCCCAGGCGCGGGTGGAGCTGGTGCTGGCGGACCGCCGTGTCCACCTCATCGAAGAGGGATTCGACGTCGCCATCCACATCGGTCCGCTCACGGATTCATCGCTCGTGGCGCGAAAGCTGGGAGAGGGCGCGGTCCGCTTCGTCGCGAGCCCCCGCTTCCTGTCGAAGCACGGCATCCCGGACGCCAGGGAGCTTGGCTCCGCGCGCTGCATTGGCTTCAGCGCGTTCGAGACGTGGGAGGCCGAGGGCGTGAAGTCCCGCATCGATCCGGTCCTGATGGTGAATGACAGCGAGCTTGCGTGCGAGGCGGCCATCGCCGGGGTCGGCATCGCGCGGGTGCCGGAGCTCCTCTGCCAGGAGGCCCTCCGCGACGGCCGGCTGAAGGTCCTCTTCGGCCCCAAGCCGGCGATGCTGCGGCCCATCCACGTCGTCTATCCCAGCCGGTCGAACCTTCCCCCCAAGGTCCGGCTCTTCGTGGATGCCCTGGCCACGCTGGCCGAGCCGACGCCGTCGAAGTCCCGCGGCCGGAAGCGGAAGTAG
- a CDS encoding serine hydrolase domain-containing protein, with translation MPASSALKLSALVLGTLLAVAPASAATNASYPLPPASSRHEAPIQQARAFAQKLLKDFQLPGLSVAVAHRGQVLWSEGFGYADLEQGIPVTPLTRFRVGSVSKVLTAAAVARLVEEGRLNLDAPIQKYVPSFPVKPWPITTRQLTGHLAGVRHYLDRDDAIFQEARHFSSLTQALGLFQDDPLLSEPGTAYAYSSYGFNLVGAVVEGAAHEEFLRYMQRAVFEPLGMRHTGADHPHQLIPNRTRFYANGPEGRHQHAAHVDNSYKWPGGGFLSTAEDLVLFGSAHLQPGFLRKETLALLFTSQKLKSGKETGVGIGWRIGVSAQGRRILHHRGAIEGGRAMLMLFPDSQLVVALLGNTYADFAEEQAAQLGELFMPAPR, from the coding sequence ATGCCTGCTTCATCCGCCCTGAAGTTGTCCGCTCTCGTCCTGGGCACGCTGCTCGCGGTGGCACCCGCGAGCGCCGCGACGAACGCGTCGTATCCGCTCCCGCCTGCTTCCTCGCGCCATGAAGCACCCATCCAACAAGCGCGGGCCTTCGCCCAGAAGCTGCTCAAGGACTTCCAGCTGCCGGGCCTCTCCGTGGCGGTCGCGCATCGCGGTCAGGTCCTCTGGTCCGAGGGTTTTGGCTACGCGGACCTGGAGCAGGGCATCCCCGTGACGCCACTGACCCGCTTCCGCGTGGGCAGTGTGTCCAAGGTCCTCACCGCCGCCGCCGTGGCCCGCCTGGTGGAGGAGGGCAGATTGAACCTGGATGCCCCCATCCAGAAGTACGTGCCGTCCTTCCCCGTGAAGCCATGGCCCATCACCACGCGCCAGCTCACCGGGCACCTGGCGGGCGTCCGTCACTACCTGGACCGCGATGACGCCATCTTCCAGGAGGCCAGGCACTTCAGCAGCCTCACCCAGGCCCTGGGCCTCTTCCAGGACGACCCGCTGCTGTCCGAGCCCGGAACGGCCTACGCCTACTCCAGCTATGGCTTCAACCTGGTGGGCGCCGTGGTGGAGGGCGCCGCGCACGAGGAGTTCCTCCGCTACATGCAGCGCGCCGTCTTCGAGCCGCTGGGCATGCGGCACACCGGGGCGGACCATCCCCATCAGCTGATTCCGAACCGCACGCGCTTCTATGCGAACGGCCCCGAGGGCCGCCACCAGCACGCCGCCCACGTGGACAACAGCTACAAGTGGCCCGGTGGCGGCTTCCTCTCCACCGCCGAGGACCTGGTCCTCTTCGGCTCCGCGCACCTCCAGCCCGGCTTCCTGCGCAAGGAGACGCTGGCCCTCCTCTTCACCTCGCAGAAGCTCAAATCCGGCAAGGAGACGGGCGTGGGGATCGGCTGGCGCATCGGCGTCTCCGCGCAGGGCCGGCGCATCCTCCACCACCGGGGCGCCATCGAGGGCGGAAGGGCCATGCTGATGCTCTTCCCGGACTCCCAGCTCGTCGTGGCCCTGCTGGGCAACACCTACGCGGACTTCGCGGAGGAGCAGGCCGCGCAGCTCGGGGAGCTCTTCATGCCCGCGCCCCGGTGA